In a genomic window of Diabrotica undecimpunctata isolate CICGRU chromosome 2, icDiaUnde3, whole genome shotgun sequence:
- the LOC140433971 gene encoding uncharacterized protein — protein sequence MDAAVGAGTTKSHRHKPLSKAEKQIVWKVYDGLKKTHSTTDAVDRCSFLTGMSASTVERIVREVKITATLSAPKTRQRGRKPLDLDETQLNLIRRTVHTFFLENKPPTIKTVRTKLLENNMIPQMSAETLRKVLHKLNFRYMKRSRKSILIDKEEIVAWGRRYLRSIRDYRLSKRKIDYLDETWINAGHTVSKIWHDTTVTTPRQAFIEGLSTGLRAPSGKGQRLIVAHIGSNTGFLQNSALIFVSKKTGDYHEDMDATCFERWFENVLQRIEPNSVVVLDNASYHSRLVERIPNMSDRKVVLQNWLKEKSIPYGEDMVKMELMNIIRQHRSTYRQYAVDTMARLHGITVLRLPPYHCELNPIELIWAQMKGCVARENVTFKIIDVQRLLQASLDNIHSTDWNNAISHVIKVEDDMWRLDGMVDTVIEPVTIQLGSNDSDSSTDSSAESME from the coding sequence ATGGATGCAGCTGTTGGCGCAGGTACCACAAAATCTCATCGACACAAACCTCTCTCAAAAGCTGAGAAACAAATCGTGTGGAAAGTGTATGATGGACTTAAAAAAACACATTCTACAACGGATGCTGTAGATCGCTGTTCCTTTTTAACAGGGATGTCAGCCTCGACAGTGGAACGGATTGTGCGTGAAGTTAAAATTACAGCAACTTTAAGTGCGCCAAAAACTCGCCAGCGTGGACGAAAACCTCTAGATCTAGATGAAACACAACTGAATTTAATCAGGAGGACTGTACATACATTCTTTTTAGAAAATAAGCCCCCAACGATCAAAACAGTTAGGACCAAGTTACTGGAAAACAATATGATTCCTCAAATGAGCGCCGAAACGCTAAGAAAAGTTCTACACAAGTTAAATTTTCGTTACATGAAACGATCTCGAAAATCAATTTTAATAGATAAAGAGGAAATAGTAGCATGGGGACGAAGATATTTGCGCTCTATTAGAGATTATCGTCTTTCCAAAAGAAAAATTGATTATCTTGATGAAACTTGGATTAATGCCGGTCATACAGTTTCCAAAATTTGGCATGATACGACTGTAACAACTCCTCGtcaagcatttatagaaggcttaTCAACAGGATTACGAGCACCATCAGGCAAAGGTCAGCGTCTTATTGTAGCTCATATCGGTAGTAATACAGGTTTTCTGCAAAATAGTGCtctcatttttgtatcaaagAAAACAGGCGACTATCATGAGGACATGGACGCCACATGCTTTGAAAGATGGTTCGAAAACGTTCTTCAGCGTATTGAACCTAATTCAGTGGTAGTATTAGACAATGCATCCTATCATAGCCGACTTGTTGAACGAATTCCTAATATGAGTGACAGAAAAGTAGTTTTACAaaattggttaaaagaaaaatCCATTCCATACGGCGAGGATATGGTTAAAATGGAGCTAATGAATATTATTAGACAACATCGTAGTACATATCGTCAGTATGCTGTAGATACAATGGCTAGACTTCATGGCATTACCGTCTTAAgactaccaccttatcattgtgaACTAAACCCAATAGAATtaatttgggcacaaatgaaaggATGTGTAGCTCGAGAAAATGTcacttttaaaattattgatgTCCAGCGCCTCTTGCAAGCCAGTTTGGACAATATACATTCAACTGATTGGAACAATGCGATAAGCCATGTTATTAAAGTAGAAGACGATATGTGGAGATTGGACGGCATGGTGGATACTGTTATTGAGCCTGTGACAATACAATTAGGATCAAATGATTCAGACAGTTCAACAGACAGTTCTGCAGAATCAATGGAGTAA